AGTCCTTGTAGTCGAGGCCCGCGTGGCTGAAGGCCAGTTCGCAGAACTCTTTCACGCTGATCGTCTTGCCGGTCGCGATCACGTAATCGTCGGGCTTCTCCTGCTGGAGCATCATCCACATCATCTTGACGTAGTCGCCCGCGAAACCCCAGTCGCGCTTGCTGTCGAGGTTGCCGAGGAAGATCTTGTCCTGCAGGCCGAGCTTGATGCGGCCGACGGCGCGGGTGATCTTGCGGGTGACGAAGGTTTCGCCGCGCCGGGGCGATTCGTGGTTGAACAGGATGCCGCAGGAAGCGTGCAGGCCGTACGACTCGCGGTAGTTGACGGTCGCCCAGTGCGCCATCATCTTCGCGCAGGCGTAGGGCGAGCGCGGATAGAAGGGCGTGGTTTCCTTCTGCGGGGTCTCAACGACTTTTCCGTACTGCTCGGACGAGGACGCCTGGTAGTAGCGGACCTGCTGGCCCGATTCCTGCTGGAAGTCACGGACGGCCTCGAGCAGCTTGAGCGCGCCCATTGCGACCGTTTCGGCGGTGTAGATCGGCATGTCGAACGAAACGCGGACGTGCGACTGCGCGCCGAGGTTGTAGACCTCGTGCGGGCGAACTTCGCGCATCAGCTTGCTGAGGTTGTTGGCGTCACAGAGATCGCCGTAGTGCAG
The DNA window shown above is from Phycisphaeraceae bacterium and carries:
- the gmd gene encoding GDP-mannose 4,6-dehydratase, coding for MATPRRALVTGITGQDGSYLAEFLLGKGYEVHGIIRRSSSFNTGRIDGIYQDPHAKNGKLKLHYGDLCDANNLSKLMREVRPHEVYNLGAQSHVRVSFDMPIYTAETVAMGALKLLEAVRDFQQESGQQVRYYQASSSEQYGKVVETPQKETTPFYPRSPYACAKMMAHWATVNYRESYGLHASCGILFNHESPRRGETFVTRKITRAVGRIKLGLQDKIFLGNLDSKRDWGFAGDYVKMMWMMLQQEKPDDYVIATGKTISVKEFCELAFSHAGLDYKDFVAFDPRYLRPAEVDLLLGDPSKAKQKLGWVPTTTVEQLAAMMVDTDLELAKREKTLRDAGHEMPEFAGHDQ